One Gammaproteobacteria bacterium genomic window carries:
- a CDS encoding substrate-binding domain-containing protein yields MRPHSFKILVAVSTIAGLGMGTAEARDQLRIVGSSTVYPFSSYVAEELGAVMDHPTPVVESTGSGGGIELFCAGAAANTPDITNSSRRMEAEEFEICQENGVTDITEAPIGYDGIVVANSKEGADLDLTLEDIFLAVAKEVPQGSELIDNPYKNWSEINPDLPDQEIVIYGPPTTSGTRDSFEELVMEAASEEMDGYDDVYTAVRSDGVYVPSGENDNLIVQRLEQDPGAVGIFGYSFLDANADVIKGAMINGVAPDPEAISSGEYPVARSMFFYIKNAHANVTSMEDYVSLFMSEQMVGEGGLLADLGLIPLPEDQLEEAQESVDDRKKLKASDLEV; encoded by the coding sequence ATGCGACCCCATTCGTTTAAGATCTTAGTCGCGGTATCGACAATAGCAGGGCTTGGCATGGGCACGGCCGAGGCGCGCGATCAGTTGCGCATCGTCGGGTCCAGCACGGTTTATCCGTTTTCGAGTTATGTGGCCGAGGAGCTGGGCGCGGTCATGGATCACCCCACGCCCGTTGTCGAATCCACCGGCTCGGGCGGCGGCATCGAGCTGTTTTGCGCTGGCGCGGCGGCCAATACGCCGGACATCACCAATTCGTCGCGGCGCATGGAAGCTGAGGAGTTTGAGATCTGTCAGGAAAACGGCGTGACGGACATCACCGAGGCGCCGATCGGCTACGACGGCATCGTCGTGGCTAACAGCAAGGAAGGTGCCGATCTGGATCTCACCCTCGAAGACATCTTCCTGGCGGTGGCGAAGGAAGTTCCTCAGGGTAGCGAGCTGATCGATAACCCATACAAGAACTGGAGCGAAATCAATCCCGATCTGCCTGACCAAGAGATCGTGATTTATGGTCCGCCGACGACCTCGGGCACGCGCGACTCTTTTGAGGAGCTGGTTATGGAAGCCGCCTCAGAAGAGATGGATGGCTATGATGACGTCTATACCGCCGTTCGTAGCGACGGCGTCTATGTGCCGTCTGGAGAGAATGACAATCTTATCGTTCAGCGATTAGAACAAGATCCCGGCGCCGTCGGCATCTTCGGGTACAGCTTCCTGGATGCAAACGCCGATGTTATCAAAGGCGCGATGATCAATGGCGTAGCACCCGACCCGGAGGCAATTTCCTCCGGCGAATATCCGGTCGCACGCAGCATGTTCTTTTATATCAAGAATGCGCATGCGAACGTCACGAGTATGGAAGATTACGTCTCTCTGTTCATGAGCGAACAGATGGTCGGCGAGGGTGGACTGCTTGCGGATCTCGGCCTGATTCCCTTACCGGAAGATCAACTGGAGGAGGCACAGGAGAGCGTAGACGATCGCAAGAAGCTCAAGGCAAGCGACCTCGAAGTCTAG
- the pstC gene encoding phosphate ABC transporter permease subunit PstC has translation MDTGQSILAFTVGLVVLMTAAYFLARRQAMATTSAGTKMHSLPSQYGWYAVITAALPALGVAIAGAFLHLVGFPAPSGLVIVVAALAIAIGGLWLGLRSVRPSLRARVIIDNVVRRVLQVAALVSILTTLGIVLSVLFESIRFFGEISFWHFITGTEWNPAAAFGGGTAVEPKFGAVPLFLGTFLISLIAMCVALPVGLFAAVYMAEYASQNVRAWAKPVLEVLAGIPTVVYGFFAAITVSPIVVVVAQFFGLNVEYTNALAPGLVMGIMITPFISSLSDDVLNAVPNKLREGAYALGTTRAETIKHIVLPAAFPGILAASLLGVSRALGETMIVVMAAGLRPNMTINPLEDLTTVTVQISDSLTGDLAFDSPATQSAFALGLVLFAVTLIFNLISSVMVRRFRQRYV, from the coding sequence ATGGATACCGGACAAAGCATTCTTGCCTTCACCGTCGGGCTGGTCGTTTTGATGACGGCCGCCTATTTTCTTGCCCGCCGGCAGGCGATGGCGACCACCTCGGCGGGGACGAAGATGCATTCGCTGCCGAGCCAATATGGTTGGTACGCGGTGATTACTGCGGCGCTGCCGGCGCTGGGCGTGGCAATCGCAGGCGCTTTTCTCCACCTCGTAGGCTTCCCCGCGCCGTCCGGACTCGTCATTGTCGTGGCAGCACTTGCGATCGCCATCGGCGGCTTGTGGTTGGGGCTGCGCTCGGTGCGCCCTAGCCTGCGTGCGCGCGTAATCATCGACAACGTAGTGCGGCGGGTGCTGCAGGTCGCGGCGCTGGTGTCTATTCTGACCACGCTCGGTATCGTGCTCTCGGTGCTGTTCGAGTCGATCCGCTTTTTCGGAGAGATCAGTTTCTGGCACTTCATCACCGGCACCGAGTGGAATCCCGCGGCCGCCTTTGGCGGCGGTACGGCGGTCGAGCCCAAGTTCGGCGCCGTACCCTTGTTCCTTGGCACATTCCTTATCAGCTTAATCGCCATGTGTGTGGCACTGCCGGTCGGCTTGTTCGCGGCCGTCTACATGGCCGAGTACGCCTCCCAGAATGTGCGCGCGTGGGCGAAACCGGTGCTCGAAGTGCTGGCCGGCATCCCAACCGTCGTTTATGGGTTTTTCGCCGCCATCACTGTGAGCCCGATCGTCGTCGTCGTCGCTCAGTTTTTTGGGCTTAACGTCGAGTACACCAACGCGTTGGCGCCGGGCCTTGTAATGGGCATCATGATTACGCCGTTCATCTCGTCGTTGTCCGATGACGTGCTCAACGCCGTGCCGAACAAGTTGCGCGAAGGAGCTTACGCGCTCGGCACTACGCGCGCGGAAACCATCAAGCATATCGTGCTGCCGGCGGCCTTCCCCGGAATTCTCGCGGCCTCCCTGCTCGGCGTGTCGCGCGCGCTTGGCGAGACCATGATCGTGGTCATGGCGGCGGGTCTGCGGCCCAACATGACCATCAACCCGCTGGAAGATTTGACCACGGTCACAGTGCAGATCTCCGACTCGCTGACGGGCGATCTCGCGTTCGACAGCCCGGCTACCCAGTCAGCCTTCGCGCTCGGACTGGTACTGTTTGCGGTAACGTTGATCTTCAATCTCATTTCCAGCGTGATGGTGCGCCGCTTCCGTCAGCGCTACG